The following coding sequences lie in one Musa acuminata AAA Group cultivar baxijiao chromosome BXJ1-8, Cavendish_Baxijiao_AAA, whole genome shotgun sequence genomic window:
- the LOC103996231 gene encoding probable inactive receptor kinase At2g26730, with amino-acid sequence MEWSSTLSWLMSLLLLLICSGNSEEYAVRLSLVGFLQVLSGNDTGIIEKLGWSAATDPCTDGWNGVTCNNRTSSVYKIKLEEVGLRGTIDAGRLCQAPSLAAVSLLHNAIRGEIPPEISDCGRLTHLYLGGNSLAGSLPPSLTLLGNLKVLDVSDNDFSGELPDLAKISGLVGFLAQNNRLHGTIPSFRFGNFDRRRFNVSNNLFAGPIPPGGDRLDQTSFIGNPGLCGKPLPVACPPSPSKEDHKSLKLSREKAIMFSGYIALGLVLFLFVTYKLIHGKKTTKHRKISDEKIASDGSSGKSSIPWSSTEASATATSSLIVLKRPGTMTDLKFDDLLKAPAESLGRGRNGSLYKVTMADGTCLAVKRIRDCGTSAAEFRRRMERMDMARHPNVLPAVAFHCSTQEKLVVYEYQRNGSLLSLLQGGQLDCVAFDWSYRLRVAAGVAEGLAAMHRELLVEGIGHGNLKSSNILLTNVMDPCISEYGLVADSRSVEKAGGGSAVAAADVHAFGIILLELLTGKPVRNEPSELARWVNSVVREEWTVEVFDEVLVSGGASEGGMVQLLQVALRCVHPSPAARPSMDHVAAMVNTVREEEDERSEVSEP; translated from the exons ATGGAATGGAGCAGCACCCTCTCCTGGCTGatgtctctcctcctcctcctgatcTGCTCCGGCAACTCCGAGGAGTACGCCGTCAGGCTCTCGCTCGTCGGTTTCCTTCAGGTGCTCTCGGGCAACGACACCGGGATCATCGAAAAGTTGGGTTGGAGTGCCGCGACTGATCCATGCACCGATGGCTGGAATGGCGTGACGTGCAACAACAGGACGAGTTCTGTGTACAAGATCAAGCTCGAGGAGGTGGGACTTCGTGGAACAATCGACGCCGGCCGGCTCTGTCAGGCGCCATCGCTGGCTGCGGTGAGTCTCCTCCACAATGCCATTCGGGGAGAAATCCCCCCGGAGATCTCCGACTGTGGCCGGCTGACGCACCTGTACCTCGGAGGCAATAGTCTCGCTGGAAGCCTGCCTCCCTCTCTCACCCTCTTGGGAAACCTCAAGGTGCTCGACGTCTCCGACAACGACTTCTCCGGTGAGCTGCCGGACCTGGCAAAGATCTCCGGCCTGGTCGGCTTCCTGGCGCAGAATAACCGCCTCCATGGAACCATTCCTAGTTTCCGGTTCGGAAACTTCGATCGCCGACGCTTCAATGTCTCCAATAACCTGTTCGCCGGTCCCATTCCGCCGGGCGGTGATCGGTTGGACCAAACCAGCTTCATCGGCAACCCCGGTTTGTGCGGGAAGCCACTTCCTGTTGCATGTCCACCTTCGCCATCAAAGGAGGATCACAAATCACTGAAGCTGTCACGCGAGAAGGCCATCATGTTCTCGGGCTACATCGCTCTCGGTCTTGTCCTGTTCCTCTTCGTCACGTACAAGTTGATCCACGGGAAGAAGACGACTAAGCACAGGAAGATTTCTGACGAGAAGATTGCGTCCGATGGCAGCAGCGGAAAGAGCTCGATCCCGTGGTCTTCAACGGAAGCTTCCGCCACGGCGACATCCTCGTTGATCGTTCTGAAGAGACCGGGGACGATGACAGACTTGAAGTTTGACGACTTGTTGAAGGCTCCGGCGGAGTCGCTAGGGAGAGGAAGGAATGGAAGCCTGTACAAAGTGACGATGGCCGATGGCACTTGTTTGGCCGTGAAGAGGATCAGGGACTGCGGCACTTCAGCGGCGGAGTTTCGGAGGAGGATGGAGAGGATGGACATGGCTAGACACCCGAACGTGCTCCCCGCGGTGGCGTTTCATTGCTCGACGCAGGAGAAACTCGTGGTGTACGAGTACCAGCGGAATGGAAGCCTCTTGAGTCTCCTCCAAG GCGGGCAATTGGATTGTGTTGCTTTTGACTGGAGTTACAGGCTGAGGGTGGCCGCCGGAGTAGCTGAGGGCTTGGCCGCCATGCACAGGGAGCTTCTTGTAGAGGGCATCGGCCACGGGAACCTCAAAtcctccaacatcttgttgaccaACGTCATGGACCCATGCATCAGCGAGTACGGCCTGGTAGCAGACAGCCGCAGTGTCGAGAAGGCCGGTGGCGGATCCGCCGTCGCCGCTGCCGACGTGCATGCCTTCGGGATCATCCTCCTGGAGCTGCTGACGGGGAAGCCGGTCCGGAATGAGCCATCGGAGCTAGCGAGGTGGGTGAACTCCGTGGTCAGGGAAGAGTGGACGGTGGAGGTGTTCGACGAGGTGCTCGTCTCGGGTGGAGCCAGCGAGGGAGGAATGGTGCAGTTGCTGCAGGTTGCGCTCAGGTGCGTTCATCCCTCCCCTGCTGCTCGGCCGAGCATGGATCACGTGGCAGCAATGGTTAACACCGTCcgagaggaggaagatgagaggtctgaggtcTCTGAGCCTTAA